GCAACATTGGAATTTAGGGTTATCGCATTGGTATAGTCTATGATGGCACGGTCATAATTCCCTATGTTCGCGTAAGCACCGCCACGATTCCCGTAAGCCTCTGCAAGATCGGGTTTGAACGTTATCGCTTTGGTATAGTCCGCGATGGCGCGGCCATAGTCCCCTTTGCGCTCGTAAGCGCCGCCACGATTGTTATACGCCATGGCGAGGTCAGGGTTTAACTCTATCGCTCTGGTACAATCTTCGATGGCGCGGTCGTAGTTCCCTTTGTCGCGGTAAGCACCGCCACGATTGCTATACGCCATAGCAAGGTTCGGATTCAGCGCTATCGCATTGGTAAATGCTTCAACTGCAAGGTCATAATCGCCTTTGTTCGCGTAAGCCACCCCACGATTGTTATGGAGGACGGCTTCACGTCGTTTTTGGCGTGCCTCTGGTCCCCGGTGGATTTTGTCTGGATCTGACGCGTTTTCCTTCAGATACGCTTGATAATCAAGGTCCAGGTCTTTTGTCCGACTCACCGAGCCGTCTCCTTTCTGCATTGTCTGAATCGCGGATTATCACGGATTTAGGGATTACACGGATTAAAGACGTTATCTGCGTCAACTGTGATCGGATTTGTAACTTGGAGAATTTTTGCTTCATCGATCTGTTTCGATATGGCTATTTACACCCCATCCCGGACGATTCACAGGTTTGGCAGGGCACTGACAGGTAAAAAAAATATTTTCAATGACCTAGACGGGTATTCATAATTGGCGGGTGTGTCAAGAACCCCGATGGCTACTATACTTGAGCGGTTTTACAGATGTGTGCTATGCTAAACCGGTTGCCTTGAAAGGCTTGTTGACCTGCCATATAGTATTGACTAAGTTTGCTGATGCCGTATTAATTTCGACTCAGGTTTGCTGACCTGCCATATTCGTATCGATTTATGAGCAAGATTCCACATAAGTGTCAATATGCCCTAGCAACTTGGGTTATTATAACCTATTTTTTGACCATGTGCGTAAGTTTTTACTTTGTCTGAATCGCGGATTATCGCGGATTAAAGGATTGCACGGATTTAAGAAGTGCGCTATCTACGCCGCTGGACGTGGGAGGGGCATCCCTGCCCCGATACACCTCTACAATCACAATCCGCTTATTGTCTGAATCGCTGATTATCACGGATTTAGGGATTACACGGATTAAAAAACGTCGGTGGTGATGCTTATTGCTCAGGTGTTAGCATTTCGGCGAGGTCTTCTGGTAACTTCATCCCATTTCGCCGCTCAAAGTCCGCAATGCTTTCATAGGTGTTATGAAATGAAGCGATAATATCCCTCCCTATGTCTTTGGCAGTTGTCAGGTCTACTTTGGCTCTTTCCCATTCTCCCAAGTGTAACCGTGCTTCACCGCGATTGTAATAGGCTTCGGCAAGGTCAGGGTTCAGGTCTACCGCTCGGGTATAATCTTCGATGGCACGGTTATAATTGCCTTTGTTCGCGTAAGCAACTCCACGATTGGTATACGCTTCAACGAGGTCACGTTTCAGTTCTATCGCCTTAGTATTGCCTACGATGGCACGGTCAAAATTGCCTTTTTTAATATAAGCAATCCCACGATTGTAATGTGCCTCGACGAAATCAGGTTTCAGGTCTATCGCCTTGTCATAGTCTGCGATAGCGCGACCAATCTCGCCTTTTTCCCGATAGGCCGCACCACGATTGCTATAAGGTTCAGCATAACCGGGATCGAGTTCTATCGCCTTATTACAGTCTTCAATCGCACGGTCATACTCGCCTATGATCCGGTAAACCGTTCCACGATTATTGTAGGCGATAGCATAGTCCGGTTTCAACTTGATTGCCGTGTTAAAGTCTTCAATGGCAAGGTCATGCTCGCCTTTATCAGCGTAAGCAATGCCACGATTGTTGTAGGCGATGACAAAATTGGGTTGCAATGCTATTGCTGTGCTATAGTGCTCAATTGCCTTATCGTAATGTTCAAGTTTCGCTTGTGTCTGCATTCTCCGCGTCTCCTGTGTGTTGCTGGATTGACCCGACATAAAACGCTATAGAGGCAATCTGGTGCACGTCTTGGTTTCTAATAAACCCATGGAGGTCGTTGTAGATGGTTTCTGTAGATATACCGTGATGTTTGTCCAAGTAGCCTAATATCGGTTGTTTGAGACGTGCTGGGATAGTGATTACATCGTCTGGTTCAACAACTCCCGTGGGTGGTCGGATGAACACACTCTTCTGGGCTATGATGCGATTTCGTGGATTTTGAGTTTTTTTCTCAACTCGATTCTCGTCCTGCGCTTCCTCTCCCAAAAAAATAATCCTGCCGGGTTTGTCAAAGAAGCGATCGCAGGCGAAGAAGAGGGCTATATGGCTGTCGGTGGTAAAGTCTATCAGATTGGTGTGCCCCCCATAGTGTTGGAGTTCCGCCCAGATTTCAATCTCCTCTTGTTCAGAGGTATAGTTTTTAGCCGAGTCCAGTATTGGCTCTTCGATAGCCTGTATATCAAAGTCCTCCGTCTCCATTTTTCTCTTGCATTCACGCCAAAGGCTTGACGACACTCTGTCATAATCTTCAGGTTCGCCGCGGTAGATGTAGTTGCCGCTATCTGATTTTTCTGCTATCTCACGAAGGACTTCCAAAATCGCGTTTAGGTCGTTTTGGGGATTGGGTTGATTTTTCATGCTTATGATTTTTCCACTACAATGGTGATTTCTTCATTGTCTGAATCGCACGGATTAAAGGCGTTATCTGCGTCAACGACGATTCGGGGGTGAGAGGATCAATCTTTTGAATGTCATACTTTTTGAGCCGAAGTTAAGCAATAATCCCACTTCTAGCCGATAGGCTCGCAAATAATTTAACGGTTGAGCTGTATGTACCTTTTCCAATTCGGAGATAGCTTTTATGGTGGATTCTAAAAATATGGTAGATTTTAGAATTAACAGGACTTGCGCAAATTTAGCACGCGGCGCGAGATTTTTTTATTTTTAACCCCCTAAATCCCCCTTATCAGGGGGACTTATAATTTAGGGCACTCCTGGGGCATCTAGGAGCAGTTCACGCCCATTCAATGGCTGTACCGGCCGGTTGTTGCCATGGATAATCGCTTTAAATGCCGCAATTTGCGATTCAGACATCTCAACGGGCGTTGTTAGCACAATCCATTTGACTCCTTCTGAACAAGGCGGGGTCGTCAGTGAACCGTTGTAGCGGTAGGTGCTGGGAAAAGTCTTCACCGCCTCATCGGTTATCTGTTTATTTGGCGACAACATCAAAGCGAGATCAATTATGACATTCTCAATACGCTGTGTTTCGAGCGGGGTGGACGGTAAATATGCCCAGACTGGATCAAACGCAGGGTGGTGACGACCGTTCTCGATTAACAGACCAACGACTGCTAAATTGCCCTCTTCACTTTTGTGAACGAGGTGCATTTCCATGTCAAACGGTTTACCCGCTACCGTATGTTCACTAGGCGCGTGGAAATGGAATTGGAGCAGTTGATAGTGAGTGCCATCAATATGGATTCTGCTGCCTTCAGGATACGCCACTTCAATCGTATGTCCATTATGGTGGATGTCCACACCCGTTGCGGGGTAGTACTCATAAAAGATAGTCGGAAGTTTGGTTGGCATCGGGTTCACAAGGTCGATCGGTGATTGGTGCATCCCTTCGGCGCAAAGACTGTATTCCGGATTAAGCTGCCCCCAAACGTCCGGTCCATTCTCCGCTGCATAACCCCACTCCACCTTGTCGGTATGGAGGGGCAAATCTTTTGCCCCTCCACAAGCCGTCATACACATAACAAAACAGATAGCAAGGATAAATCTCCGTGTAATATAGGGACTCTGCAAATCGAGCCTTGTCAGTAGTAAATAGATTTTGAATCGTGTAGTCATCAATCAAATAGCCTCCGTTTCGGTGCATTGGGATAGATTCATAGCTTCGTCTATTATAACTTATTTTCTGACCATGCGCACAACTTGTATCTCTGTCTGAATCGCGGATTATCGCGGATTAAAGGATTACACGGATTAAAAACATCGGCGCAATCTGTGTTATCTGCCCTAGTCGTGATTGAGCTTGCTATCCTGTACAATTTCTGCCTTCAATTAGATGGATATGTAAATATCACTGATTCATCCGTCTATCGCTGAATCCATGATTGTAAATGCTCGGCGATTATGTCAAGATCGGTTATCGTCCCATCCGCAATGTTAAAGCCAAGATCAATAATCAAATCATCAATGTCCCGATGAAGGGAACAGCCATTCAAAACTAAAAATGCAAGCGCGCAGGTCAGACCGATACGTTTATTCCCATCGGAAAACAGGTGTCCAGTAATAATGTGATGGGCATATACAGCAGCTTTTTGGGGCAAAGTCGGAAACAGTTCTGTATCACCCAATTTCGCGCTAACTATTTCAACCAAATAGTGTAACTGATTTTCGTTTAACAACTGATAGCTACCTACATGCTTCTCAGCAACTCTCAGAATTTCCACAATTGTCAAATATCTCAAGGTTTCGCCAGCGTTTTCCATGCTCGATTGTATTTTCTTACTATTTCGTCTAAGACGATTTCAAAATCACTTGCTGATTCATGGGTGGCTTCCTGCTCTGCCTTTTCTCCTATGGTGCCTCCCTGGGGTGTCAGCATTTCAGCAAGATCTGCCGGGATCTTAACCTCATTTCCTCGCTCAAAGTCCGCAACGCCTTCGTAGTCATTATGAAATGAAGTAATAATATCCACCCCCATATCTCTGGCACTAGTCAGGTCTAATTTGGCTTTTTCCCATTCTCTCAGCTGTAACCACGCCTCACCACGGCTGCAATAAACTTCAGCAAAATTAGATTGGAGTTCTATCGCCTTGGTATAGTCCGCAATAGCACGCTCCATCTCCCCTTTCCAGTAGTAAGTCATACCACGATGGAACCAAGCACCAGCAAAATCGGGTTTCAGGTCTATTACTTTGCCCAGATCTTCAATCGCATGGTCAAAATCTGCTTTGATGACATAAGCCAACCCACGATGGCGATAGGGTTCGGTATAATCAGGTTTCAGGTCTATTGCTTTGGTGAAATCCTCAATGGCACGCCCAATCTCGCTTTTGACCATATAAACCAACCCACGATAGTAATGAGCTATAGCATTATTAGGCTTGAATTCTATCGCTTTGGTATAGTCTGCAATAGCGCGATCAAAATCGTCCCTTTTTCTGTAAACATTGCCACGATTGAAATAGGCATTGGCATAATGGGGTTTCAGGTCTATTGCTTTGTCCAAATCTTCGATGGCGCGGTCATAATCTCCTTTATTGCGGTAAGCGACACCGCGATTGTTATAGGCGTAGGCATAATGGGGATTCAGTTCTATTGCCTTGGTCAAAGCTTCAACGGCACGGTCAGAATCTCCTTTTTCTTCGTAAGTAAGACCGCGATTGTTATGGATTGCTGCTTCGCGTCGTTTTTGACGTGCCTCTAGTCCCCAATGAATTTTGTCTGGATCCGGCACGTAGTCTTTCATATACGTTTGATAATCAAATTCCATTTCTTCTTTTGTAGTATTCATCGAGCAATTTCCCTTCCGCATCAAATGCAGTAATTAAACGGTAGATTGGCACATCTTCATCAGAAAAAACAATTGCCAATACTCGACCACTGGCGGTCATCCCTACCAATACCCACCGGTCTTCATGTACGGTGGAATCGGGGGTTTCGTATCCGTTTGGATCATCAAATGCAGAGACCACCTCGTAAAACTGGACACCATGCTTGCTTTGCACTTCTTGATATTTGTCTTCATCCCATA
This sequence is a window from Candidatus Poribacteria bacterium. Protein-coding genes within it:
- a CDS encoding tetratricopeptide repeat protein, encoding MSRTKDLDLDYQAYLKENASDPDKIHRGPEARQKRREAVLHNNRGVAYANKGDYDLAVEAFTNAIALNPNLAMAYSNRGGAYRDKGNYDRAIEDCTRAIELNPDLAMAYNNRGGAYERKGDYGRAIADYTKAITFKPDLAEAYGNRGGAYANIGNYDRAIIDYTNAITLNSNVAQSYNNRGVAHYKKRDDDRAIADYTKAIERKPDFAEAYYNRAEAWLHLGEWENAKSNLTVAVTMGLNIIQGFRNEYASVSDFEQRNGVKLPADLAAMLTFPQ
- a CDS encoding tetratricopeptide repeat protein, whose protein sequence is MQTQAKLEHYDKAIEHYSTAIALQPNFVIAYNNRGIAYADKGEHDLAIEDFNTAIKLKPDYAIAYNNRGTVYRIIGEYDRAIEDCNKAIELDPGYAEPYSNRGAAYREKGEIGRAIADYDKAIDLKPDFVEAHYNRGIAYIKKGNFDRAIVGNTKAIELKRDLVEAYTNRGVAYANKGNYNRAIEDYTRAVDLNPDLAEAYYNRGEARLHLGEWERAKVDLTTAKDIGRDIIASFHNTYESIADFERRNGMKLPEDLAEMLTPEQ
- a CDS encoding FRG domain-containing protein — its product is MKNQPNPQNDLNAILEVLREIAEKSDSGNYIYRGEPEDYDRVSSSLWRECKRKMETEDFDIQAIEEPILDSAKNYTSEQEEIEIWAELQHYGGHTNLIDFTTDSHIALFFACDRFFDKPGRIIFLGEEAQDENRVEKKTQNPRNRIIAQKSVFIRPPTGVVEPDDVITIPARLKQPILGYLDKHHGISTETIYNDLHGFIRNQDVHQIASIAFYVGSIQQHTGDAENADTSET
- a CDS encoding GxxExxY protein; the protein is MLILKSTIFLESTIKAISELEKVHTAQPLNYLRAYRLEVGLLLNFGSKSMTFKRLILSPPNRR
- a CDS encoding carbonic anhydrase family protein, which codes for MTTRFKIYLLLTRLDLQSPYITRRFILAICFVMCMTACGGAKDLPLHTDKVEWGYAAENGPDVWGQLNPEYSLCAEGMHQSPIDLVNPMPTKLPTIFYEYYPATGVDIHHNGHTIEVAYPEGSRIHIDGTHYQLLQFHFHAPSEHTVAGKPFDMEMHLVHKSEEGNLAVVGLLIENGRHHPAFDPVWAYLPSTPLETQRIENVIIDLALMLSPNKQITDEAVKTFPSTYRYNGSLTTPPCSEGVKWIVLTTPVEMSESQIAAFKAIIHGNNRPVQPLNGRELLLDAPGVP
- a CDS encoding type II toxin-antitoxin system death-on-curing family toxin, which codes for MENAGETLRYLTIVEILRVAEKHVGSYQLLNENQLHYLVEIVSAKLGDTELFPTLPQKAAVYAHHIITGHLFSDGNKRIGLTCALAFLVLNGCSLHRDIDDLIIDLGFNIADGTITDLDIIAEHLQSWIQR
- a CDS encoding tetratricopeptide repeat protein, with protein sequence MNTTKEEMEFDYQTYMKDYVPDPDKIHWGLEARQKRREAAIHNNRGLTYEEKGDSDRAVEALTKAIELNPHYAYAYNNRGVAYRNKGDYDRAIEDLDKAIDLKPHYANAYFNRGNVYRKRDDFDRAIADYTKAIEFKPNNAIAHYYRGLVYMVKSEIGRAIEDFTKAIDLKPDYTEPYRHRGLAYVIKADFDHAIEDLGKVIDLKPDFAGAWFHRGMTYYWKGEMERAIADYTKAIELQSNFAEVYCSRGEAWLQLREWEKAKLDLTSARDMGVDIITSFHNDYEGVADFERGNEVKIPADLAEMLTPQGGTIGEKAEQEATHESASDFEIVLDEIVRKYNRAWKTLAKP
- a CDS encoding BrnT family toxin encodes the protein MDIGFIWDEDKYQEVQSKHGVQFYEVVSAFDDPNGYETPDSTVHEDRWVLVGMTASGRVLAIVFSDEDVPIYRLITAFDAEGKLLDEYYKRRNGI